The following coding sequences lie in one Cryptococcus neoformans var. neoformans B-3501A chromosome 2, whole genome shotgun sequence genomic window:
- a CDS encoding hypothetical protein (Match to ESTs gb|CF191960.1|CF191960, gb|CF191472.1|CF191472, gb|CF190172.1|CF190172; HMMPfam hit to E1_dh, Dehydrogenase E1 component, score: 234.9, E(): 1.4e-67; HMMPfam hit to Transket_pyr, Transketolase, pyridine binding domain, score: 229.4, E(): 6.5e-66) produces the protein MFRGRGLNDILLIGQFLKHPLSSAFIPFPTQLPAAMLRSIPKHIRIPSRSTAQPARAILSLSAVQRHTQKRSYAAEAVAPSKNDAFANGGNAYYTEEMYRLWKQDPKSVHVSWQTYFSGLDKGLPSAHAFTPPPGVLSGAVPTPAGGSPKLSVEGSGDVTDYLKVQLLIRAYQVRGHHIANLDPLRISGADLDGRVPPELKLDYYGWTEADMTKEFRLGDGILPRFMGQVKDDTMTLGQIIDELKQMYCTHVGCQYVHIPDRGQCDWIRERVEIPTQWNYSTEEKRMILDRLMWSELFEKFIASKYPNEKRFGLEGCESLIPGMKALIDRSVDAGVKSIVLGMPHRGRLNVLGNVIRKPIEAILNEFKGNEDADDTGGGDVKYHLGANYIRPTPSGKKVSLSLVANPSHLEAEDPVVLGKTRAIQHFEGDEGDGSSAMGVLLHGDAAFAGQGVVYETMGMQNLPNYGTGGTVHLIVNNQIGFTTDPRFARSTPYPSDIAKSIDAPIFHVNSDDVEAVNYVCTLAADWRATFKKDVVIDIVCYRRYGHNETDQPSFTQPKMYKAIQKQPTVLSIYTDKLIKEGTFTEKEIDEHRQWVWGMLEKAYDGSRDYKPSPREWLSSSWEGFPSPKELAEEVLPQHHTGASEDALKRVGQIISSFPEGFHPHKNLARIIGNRGKTVAEGKNIDWSTAEALAFGTLCLEGTHVRISGQDVERGTFSQRHAVVHDQKTEQTHIALKHLDADQGSFTVTNSHLSEFGTLGFELGYSLVSPNSLTIWEAQFGDFANNAQCIIDQFIAAGERKWLQRTGLVLSLPHGYDGQGPEHSSGRIERFLQLCDDEPRVYPSPEKLERQHQDCNMQVVYPTTPANYFHVLRRQNKRDFRKPLIVFFSKSLLRHPLARSSLEEMSGDSKFQRYIPEPHPESLVEPEKIRRHILCTGQVYFQLLKEREERGINDVAISRIEQLSPLPYDRLTPHLDKYPNADLVWAQEEPLNNGAWTYVQPRLITALQETEHHKSKIPFYAGRKPSSSVATGSKYAHKKEIEMINEMAFAPSEGQ, from the exons ATGTTTCGTGGGCGTGGATTGAATGACATCCTACTTATTGGACAGTTTTTAAAacatcctctctcttctgcgTTTATTCCTTTCCCCACACAACTTCCTGCCGCCATGCTCAGGTCAATTCCAAAACATATCCGTATACCGTCTCGATCAACGGCTCAGCCCGCTAGGGCCATACTCTCCCTCTCTGCTGTCCAGCGACATACTCAAAAACGAAGCTATGCTGCAGAGGCCGTCGCTCCCAGTAAGAATGATGCCTTCGCCAACGGCGGAAATGCGTACTACACTGAGGA GATGTACCGCCTCTGGAAACAAGACCCCAAGTCTGTCCATGTATCCTGGCAAACTTACTTCTCTGGCCTCGACAAGggtcttccttctgctcaCGCTTTCACTCCTCCCCCCGGTGTTCTCTCTGGTGCCGTTCCTACCCCTGCCGGCGGAAGCCCCAAACTTTCTGTTGAGGGCAGTGGTGATGTCACTGATTATCTTAAA GTTCAACTTTTGATCCGTGCCTACCAAGTTCGAGGTCATCACATTGCCAACCTCGATCCTCTTCGCATTTCTGGTGCCGATCTCGACGGTCGTGTCCCTCCTGAGCTTAAACTCGACTACTATGGTTGGACTGAAGCCGACATGACGAAGGAATTCAGGCTTGGCGACGGCATTCTCCCCCGATTCATGGGTCAGGTCAAGGACGACACGATGACTCTGGGTCAGATCATTGATGAGCTCAAGCAGATGTACT GTACCCACGTTGGCTGCCAGTACGTTCACATCCCCGACCGGGGACAATGCGACTGGATCCGGGAGCGCGTCGAAATTCCTACCCAATGGAACTACTCCAccgaggaaaagaggatgattcTTGACCGACTCATGTGGTCTGAGCTTTTTGAAAAGTTCATTGCCTCCAAATACCCCAACGAGAAGCGTTTCGGTCTTGAGGGTTGCGAGTCTTTGATCCCTGGTATGAAGGCGCTCATTGATCGTTCCGTGGATGCTGGTGTCAAATCTATCGTTCTTGGTATGCCCCACCGTGGTCGTCTTAACGTCCTTGGTAACGTCATCCGAAAACCTATTGAGGCCATCTTAAACGAGTTCAAGGGTAACGAGGATGCCGACGATACTGGCGGTGGTGATGTCAAATACCACCTCGGTGCCAACTACATCCGTCCTACTCCCAGCGGCAAGAAGGTTTCCTTGTCCCTTGTTGCCAACCCTTCGCACTTGGAGGCTGAAGACCCAGTTGTCCTCGGTAAGACCAGGGCTATCCAGCACTTTGAAGGTGACGAGGGAGACGGATCCTCTGCCATGGGCGTTTTGCTCCACGGTGACGCTGCCTTTGCTGGTCAAGGTGTTGTTTACGAGACCATGGGTATGCAAAACCTTCCCAACTACGGCACTGGTGGTACCGTCCACTTGATTGTCAACAACCAAATTGGTTTCACCACCGACCCCCGATTTGCCCGTTCTACCCCTTACCCCTCTGATATTGCCAAGTCTATCGACGCCCCCATCTTCCACGTAAACAGTGACGATGTCGAGGCCGTCAACTACGTCTGTACCCTCGCTGCTGACTGGCGAGCTACcttcaagaaggatgtAGTTATCGATATTGTCTGTTACCGACGATACGGTCACAACGAGACTGACCAACCCAGCTTCACTCAGCCAAAGATGTACAAGGCTATTCAAAAGCAACCTACCGTCTTGTCTATCTACACCGACAAGTTGATCAAGGAAGGTACTTTTACTGAAAAGGAGATTGACGAGCACAGGCAATGGGTTTGGGGCATGCTTGAGAAGGCTTACGACGGATCCAGGGACTACAAGCCTTCTCCCCGAGAATggctttcctcctcttggGAAGgtttcccttctcccaagGAGCTTGCCGAAGAGGTTCTCCCTCAGCACCATACCGGTGCCAGCGAGGACGCCCTCAAGCGTGTTGGTCAGATCATCTCTAGTTTCCCCGAAGGTTTCCACCCCCACAAGAACCTTGCGCGAATTATTGGCAACCGAGGCAAGACTGTAGCCGAAGGCAAGAACATTGACTGGTCTACTGCTGAAGCTCTTGCTTTCGGTACTTTGTGCCTTGAGGGTACTCACGTTCGAATCTCCGGTCAGGATGTTGAGCGTGGTACTTTTTCTCAGCGACACGCTGTCGTCCACGACCAAAAGACTGAACAGACTCACATCGCTCTCAAGCACCTGGATGCTGACCAGGGCTCTTTCACTGTCACCAACTCTCACTTGTCAGAGTTTGGTACTCTCGGTTTCGAGCTCGGTTACTCTCTTGTCTCCCCCAACAGTTTGACTATCTGGGAGGCTCAGTTCGGTGACTTTGC caacaatgCCCAATGTATCATTGACCAATTCATTGCTGCGGGTGAGCGAAAATGGCTCCAGCGAACTGGTCTGGTTCTCTCCTTGCCTCACGGTTACGACGGTCAAGGTCCCGAGCACTCTTCTGGTCGTATCGAGCGATTCCTCCAGCTCTGTGACGATGAGCCCCGAGTGTACCCCTCGCCTGAAAAGTTGGAGAGGCAGCACCAGGACTGCAACATGCAGGTCGTCTACCCGACTACTCCTGCCAACTATTTCCACGTTCTCAGGCGACAAAACAAGCGTGACTTCCGAAAGCCC TTgattgtcttcttctccaaatcCCTTCTCCGACATCCTCTTGCCCGATCTTCTCTCGAGGAGATGTCTGGTGACTCCAAGTTCCAGCGATATATTCCCGAACCCCATCCTGAATCCCTTGTCGAGCCTGAGAAGATCCGACGACACATTTTATGTACTGGCCAGGTCTACTTCCAGCTCCTCAAGGAGCGTGAAGAGCGAGGTATCAACGACGTTGCCATTTCCAGGATTGAGCAATTGTCTCCCTTGCCTTATGACCGTTTGACTCCTCATCTTGACAAGTACCCCAACGCTGATCTTGTCTGGGCCCAGGAGGAG CCTCTCAACAATGGTGCCTGGACCTACGTTCAGCCTCGACTCATCACCGCCCTCCAGGAGACTGAGCATCACAAGTCCAAGATCCCATTCTACGCTGGTAGGAAACCTAGCAGTTCCGTTGCTACCGGTTCCAAGTATGCGCacaagaaggagattgagatgATCAACGAGATGGCTTTTGCTCCTTCCGAAGGACAGTAG
- a CDS encoding hypothetical protein (HMMPfam hit to Metallophos, Calcineurin-like phosphoesterase, score: 145.9, E(): 9e-41), whose amino-acid sequence MGQGQSSKKLGRISSKQLPPPDLADSFARTSIADRDPNPPPPDAAKRRSSARDPLPPAHASPPSHAPAHSSGPARQNTPPSPAAVPTTQNIIAAPSQPSKSFLASSPPPPSAMPVSPAGTTRARSSSPPPSSSPAAASHLSRDSASSLSPGFALTQTVSRGSLGAGGAGFQILDVDNMIQRLLEAGYSGKVTKSPPLKNAEITSVCAAAREVFLSQPTLIELSPPVKIVGDVHGQYADLLRMFEMCGFPPAANYLFLGDYVDRGKQSLETILLLLCYKIKYPENFFLLRGNHECANVTRVYGFYDECKRRTNIKIWKTFIDVFNTLPIASIVASKIFCVHGGLSPSLKSMDDIRRIQRPTDVPDYGLLNDLVWSDPSDTALDWEDNERGVSFCYGKSVINAFLATHDMDLICRAHMVVEDGYEFYNDRTLVTVFSAPNYCGEFDNFGAVMSVSEDLLCSFELLKPLDGAALKKEMTKSKRKSLQAHQSPPNNPMAQSF is encoded by the exons ATGGGCCAGGGCCAGTCCTCGAAGAAACTGGGCCGCATCTCCTCCAAGCAGCTCCCCCCGCCGGACCTCGCCGACTCCTTCGCCCGCACCTCCATCGCAGACAGAGACCCCAACCCCCCCCCGCCCGACGCCGCCAAGCGCAGGAGCAGCGCACGCGaccccctcccccccgcCCACGCCTCGCCCCCCAGCCATGCGCCCGCCCACAGCAGCGGCCCCGCCCGCCAGAACacccccccctcccccgccgCCGTCCCCACCACCCAGAACATCATCGCAGCGCCCAGCCAGCCCTCCAAGtccttcctcgcctcctcccccccgCCGCCCTCCGCCATGCCCGTCTCCCCCGCGGGCACCACCCGCGCacgctcctcctccccgcCCCCGTCCAGCTCGCCCGCCGCAGCCAGCCACCTCTCCCGCGACTCCGCATCCTCCCTCTCGCCCGGCTTCGCACTCACCCAGACCGTCTCGCGCGGCTCCCTCGGAGCAGGCGGCGCCGGCTTCCAGATCCTCGATGTGGACAACATGATCCAGCGGCTGCTCGAGGCGGGCTACAGCGGCAAAGTCACAAAGAGCCCCCCGCTGAAGAATGCAGAGATCACCAGTGTCTGTGCGGCGGCGAGGGAAGTGTTTCTCAGCCAGCCGACGCTCATCGAGCTCAGTCCGCCCGTCAAGATTGTCGGCGATGTGCATGGACAG TACGCCGATCTGCTGAGAATGTTTGAAATGTGTGGATTCCCGCCGGCGGCAAACTATCTGTTTCTGGGCGATTACGTCGACCGGGGAAAGCAGTCCCTCGAgaccatccttcttttaCTCTGCTACAAGATCAAGTATCCTGAAAactttttcctcttgcGCGGCAACCACGAGTGTGCCAACGTCACAAGAG TATACGGTTTCTACGACGAGTGCAAGCGCCGGACAAACATCAAGATCTGGAAGACATTTATCGACGTGTTCAACACTCTCCCCATCGCGTCCATCGTCGCCAGCAAGATCTTTTGTGTTCATGGTGGACTGAGTCCCAGCCTGAAGAGTATGGACGATATCAGGAGGATCCAAAGGCCGACAGACGTGCCCGACTATGGACTCCTCAACGATCTAGTATGGTCCGATCCATCGGATACCGCGCTCGATTGGGAGGATAACGAACGGGGCGTGTCGTTCTGCTATGGCAAGAGTGTTATCAATGCCTTCTTGGCGACTCAT GACATGGACCTTATATGTCGAGCACACATGGTTGTAGAGGATGGCTACGAGTTTTACAATGACCGGACACTTGTCACAGTATTCTCCGCTCCCAA TTATTGCGGCGAGTTTGACAACTTTGGAGCAGTCATGTCAGTTTCAGAAGACTTGTTATGCTCCTTTGAGCTTCTCAAACCCTTGGACGGCGCGGCAttgaaaaaggaaatgaCAAAGTCTAAACGGAAATC ACTACAAGCACACCAGTCACCTCCGAATAACCCTATGGCTCAAAGCTTTTAA
- a CDS encoding hypothetical protein (Match to EST gb|CF192298.1|CF192298; HMMPfam hit to TRAPP_Bet3, Transport protein particle (TRAPP) component, Bet3, score: 188.6, E(): 1.2e-53), with the protein MAYPAAQSRFSASAPLPTTPLARRDSARTAPHPSLQQQLFGPPAAGAAPPSIVDRPLARTKGAEVAVGAWAFMFAEIVAYSQSRADSVSDLEARLSSLGYDAGQRLLPLLLLRNTQAAGTKEPKREHRLVPILQFIHTQVYRYCFGRAADGLERSVEEENEYMITLNQPPLTQFISVPKDMSQLSCEAYTAGIVEGVLDGLEVPARVTAHTVPTDAFPQRSVILIKLDQKVMDREEALGK; encoded by the exons ATGGCATACCCTGCAGCCCAGAGCCGCTTCTCCGCGAGTGCACCGCTCCCCACCACCCCGCTCGCACGCAGGGACTCGGCACGCACCGCGCCACACCCCTCgctccagcagcagctcttTGGCCCGCCCGCAGCCGGCGCCGCACCCCCCAGCATCGTCGACAGGCCGCTCGCACGCACAAAGGGCGCAGAGGTCGCCGTGGGCGCATGGGCATTCATGTTTGCAGAGATCGTTGCATACAGCCAGAGCAGGGCGGACAGCGTGTCCGATCTCGAAGCGAG GCTGTCGTCATTAGGCTACGATGCAGGCCAGAGGCTCCtcccgctgctgctgttgcgCAACACCCAGGCGGCCGGGACCAAA GAACCCAAAAGGGAACACCGCCTCGTTCCGATACTCCAATTCATCCATACGCAGGTGTACCGCTATTGCTTTGGCAGGGCCGCAGACGGTCTCGAGCGCAGCgtcgaggaagaaaatgaat ACATGATCACGCTGAACCAGCCGCCTCTGACCCAGTTTATATCTGTGCCCAAGGACATGTCGCAGCTGAGCTGCGAGGCGTATACCGCGGGGATAGTGGAGGGTGTACTGGACGGTCTCGAGGTG CCTGCCCGCGTCACTGCACACACCGTGCCGACCGATGCGTTCCCCCAGCGGTCagtcatcctcatcaagcTGGACCAGAAAGTGATGGACAGGGAAGAGGCGCTGGGCAAGTAA
- a CDS encoding hypothetical protein (HMMPfam hit to Pkinase, Protein kinase domain, score: 146.7, E(): 5.2e-41; HMMPfam hit to Ribonuc_2-5A, Ribonuclease 2-5A, score: 193.5, E(): 4.2e-55), whose amino-acid sequence MLYFLLLLPLLIAYAAPEPAALIPFPHHTLRALAPSSAATLPVQIDHDLHPLVLVSTVDGALHALERNTGKEKWVLEGDPLVGGKMKGGVEEYIVEPLSGSLYVHEDKDGQMKMRKLPLSVDQLIELSPFTFPESPTQIFTGSKHTSLMSVDLRTGEQIDCFSPTANLSQYDGSSVCDDLDDLEQRGSSQRDTLFIGRTDYRLTIHSPSSSQGLSTYTSAAYSSEKKSAPAIQEISYSTYTPNAYNRPLAESWVKAGVAHQSWGPDNEEPRIRIELGFNGKALGVKPGGGLIWNRELEHVGVGVYEILIPRENPMGAPILVPQPPAHLPALFPGQNDPRAFNIHDAPPSTYIATLPECLTLPSPNTTSDNTAAGNKDTKPLHFALSSSSYPLINFARPPPPGHLSDGLFYNTDDGDSSDLDHRRGRGLLSGLIDPPREHEMIDPPFIERRAGPAKNWWWKWVVALGMLFILLGGMMVRFGRGKGAAPESVESKVDEKMPLLAAPVQEVRLEQKEEEQKEEGEEVLSVVKSVPVVRIQEPSPTPEDSPPRSEGTPETDQTATPPPKKKSTRRRVRGKKKKPDATAATAASLIPEEHDGENEDEDHEKDKEDVSPRPTPKGGNKPLPELPRELSSTDLLDYQDKERLAISDTIIGFGSHGTVVLKGTWGGRPVAVKRLLSDFTRLASQEVKLLQASDDHPNVIRYYCQEKRDNFLYIALDLCQASLADLIESPDKHRELADQLDRKRALMEVTKGLKHLHGMKIIHRDIKPQNVLVSQTPSGLRILVSDFGLARRLGQDQSSFAPTANNLAGSLGWRAPECIRGVVRLNEGFDASSSVGSSGGIANAEDGVARSRLTKAVDLFALGCLYFWVLLSGEHPFGETYNRESNIVKGEAVNMGMLSLLGEEREEVEDLVGRLLSSEPDARPSTSECLAHPIFWPAAKRLGFLCDASDRFEIMQTEPAEPTLVLLEQGAQSVVGKDWYSRLDKTFTGSLGKYRKYKGGSVRDMLRAMRNKKHHYQDLEPAVQKHLGALPAGFLLYFSSRYPKLLMHVYRTVKESELREESLFEGYFQEAI is encoded by the exons ATGCTCTACttcttgctcctcctccccctcctcatcGCCTACGCCGCCCCAGAGCCCGCAGCCCTCATCCCTTTCCCACATCACACCCTTCGAGCCCTTGCCCCCTCCTCCGCTGCCACACTCCCCGTCCAGATAGATCATGACCTGCACCCGCTCGTTCTCGTGTCCACCGTGGACGGTGCTTTGCATGCTCTGGAGAGGAATACGGGTAAAGAGAAATGGGTACTCGAAGGTGACCCGCTGGTGggtgggaagatgaaaggcGGCGTTGAAGAGTACATTGTGGAACCCCTGAGCGGGAGTCTCTATGTGCACGAGGACAAGGACGggcagatgaagatgagaaagcTGCCTCTGTCTGTAGATCAATT AATTGAGCTGTCCCCGTTTACATTCCCCGAATCTCCGACCCAAATCTTTACCGGCAGCAAACACACTTCTCTAATGAGTGTTGATCTGCGAACTGGAGAACAAATCGACTGTTTTTCTCCTACTGCCAATTTGTCACAATATGACGGCTCAAGTGTGTGCGACGACCTTGACGATCTCGAGCAACGCGGCTCTTCACAGCGAGATACATTGTTCATCGGTCGAACAGATTATCGACTTACGATCCAttcgccatcttcttcccaaggCTTATCTACGTATACATCCGCGGCGTATTCGTCGGAAAAGAAATCAGCTCCCGCCATCCAAGAGATCTCTTACTCCACCTACACCCCTAATGCTTATAACCGTCCTCTTGCCGAATCATGGGTCAAGGCCGGTGTAGCACACCAATCATGGGGTCCTGACAATGAAGAGCCTCGCATACGCATCGAGCTTGGATTCAATGGCAAAGCACTTGGTGTAAAGCCTGGTGGTGGACTCATTTGGAATCGAGAATTGGAACATGTAGGCGTCGGCGTGTACGAGATCCTCATTCCTCGAGAAAATCCCATGGGTGCACCCATTCTTGTTCCGCAACCTCCTGCCCACCTTCCCGCTCTCTTTCCTGGACAAAATGACCCAAGAGCATTTAATATTCACGACGCGCCTCCTTCTACCTATATCGCTACACTTCCCGAATGTCTCACGTTGCCATCACCCAATACAACTTCCGACAACACGGCCGCAGGCAACAAAGACACCAAGCCGTTACATTTCGCCCTGTCATCTTCGTCATATCCTCTTATCAACTTTGCCCGcccccctcctcccggACATCTATCCGATGGATTATTTTACAATACCGACGATGGCGATTCTTCTGATCTCGACCATCGTCGTGGTAGGGGACTTTTGTCAGGGTTGATTGACCCACCCAGGGAGCATGAGATGATTGATCCGCCATTCATTGAGAGACGGGCTGGACCTGCAAAGAattggtggtggaagtgggTGGTGGCGTTGGGGATGCTGTTCATCCTTTTGGGCGGTATGATGGTCCGTTTcggaaggggaaaaggtGCGGCACCAGAATCAGTAGAAAGCAAGGTGGATGAGAAAATGCCCTTACTCGCTGCACCTGTCCAAGAGGTGAGACTtgaacaaaaagaagaagaacaaaaagaagagggggaagaagtgTTGTCAGTAGTCAAGTCTGTCCCTGTGGTGCGCATCCAAGAACCATCGCCCACGCCTGAAGACTCTCCCCCACGCTCGGAAGGCACACCTGAAACAGATCAGACGGCCACGCCTCCTCCCAAGAAAAAGTCTACTCGTCGTCGTGTGCGAGgtaaaaagaagaagcctgATGCTACTGCTGCTACCGCGGCCAGTCTGATACCCGAAGAACACGAcggtgagaatgaagatgaggatcatgaaaaggacaaggaagACGTTTCCCCCCGGCCGACGCCCAAGGGAGGTAATAAACCCTTGCCAGAATTGCCGAGAGAACTTTCTTCGACGGATCTGTTGGATTACCAGGATAAGGAGCGGCTGGCGATTTCAGATACTATCATTG GTTTTGGATCACACGGTACTGTAGTGTTGAAGGGGACATGGGGAGGACGTCCAGTTGCGGTAAAAAGACTGTTGAGCGACTTTACCAGATTGGCGAGTCAAGAAGTCAAGTTGTTGCAAGCGAGCGACGATCATCCCAATGTCATCCGGTACTACTGCCAAGAAAAGCGGGACAATTTCCTCTACATCGCCCTCGACTTGTGTCAAGCCTCCTTGGCGGATTTGATCGAATCACCCGACAAGCATAGAGAGTTGGCAGATCAGCTGGATAGGAAACGGGCGTTGATGGAGGTCACAAAGGGTTTGAAACATTTGCATGGGATGAAGATTATACATCGGGACATTAAACCTCA AAACGTGCTGGTATCGCAAACACCTTCAGGGCTGCGAATCCTAGTATCCGATTTTGGACTTGCCCGACGATTAGGCCAAGATCAATCATCCTTTGCGCCGACGGCGAACAATTTGGCCGGTAGCCTGGGCTGGCGGGCACCCGAATGTATCCGGGGCGTGGTCCGTCTCAACGAAGGTTTTgacgcttcttcctctgtcgGATCTTCTGGCGGGATCGCCAATGCAGAAGACGGCGTCGCGCGGAGTCGGTTGACTAAAGCTGTCGATCTGTTTGCCCTTGGATGCCTGTACTTTTGGGTTTTGCTGTCGGGGGAACATCCCTTTGGCGAGACGTATAATCGAGAGAGTAATATCGTCAAGGGCGAAGCTGTGAATATGGGCATGCTGAGTTTattgggagaggagagagaagaggtggaagatttGGTGGGGAGGTTGTTGAGCAGTGAGCCCGATGCAAG ACCATCCACATCAGAATGTCTCGcccatcccatcttctGGCCAGCCGCCAAACGTCTCGGCTTTCTGTGCGACGCTTCCGATCGATTCGAAATCATGCAGACCGAGCCGGCTGAGCCGACGCTTGTACTGCTCGAACAAGGCGCACAAAGTGTCGTCGGCAAGGATTGGTATTCCCGACTGGATAAGACGTTTACAGGTAGTTTGGGCAAGTATAGAAAGTATAAAGGCGGGAGTGTAAGGGATATGTTGAGGGCGATGCGGAATAAG aaacatcATTATCAAGATCTAGAACCGGCGGTGCAAAAGCATCTCGGCGCACTTCCTGCCGGATTCTTACTCTATTTTTCCTCGCGGTACCCAAAGCTGTTAATGCACGTGTATCGTACGGTAAAAGAGAGTGAGTTGAGGGAGGAAAGTCTGTTTGAAGGGTATTTCCAAGAGGCGATATAG
- a CDS encoding hypothetical protein (Match to ESTs gb|CF185713.1|CF185713, gb|CF183083.1|CF183083) has translation MAKPIPNSKPHHSLPNSHLSPDLITPAGTPPSGADSSYGAAMESRLHQFMSSFDAGTHSFDREDRESPEERRMSFGSSDVFPTPPSSRRPSFLASLGIRPFTLVSSSPSSSSATLSSSQPKDAFGNAMNFGMTPASGPDGGDDPSSTQTRPHLGRDIKSTPNLAHSPTHHPDNVERMDQALSGHLPNGGMARSKTTGQINKQSGFILNSTVSKGENATLESSSASRQVGREKEEKRHFDPSRDPRLLGLI, from the exons ATGGCCAAGCCTATCCCAAATTCAAAACCGCACCACTCTCTTCCCAATTCTCACCTCTCCCCCGACCTCATCACTCCTGCTGGGACACCCCCTTCGGGCGCTGACAGCTCTTACGGTGCAGCAATGGAGTCGCGCCTGCATCAGTTCATGTCAAGTTTTGACGCTGGGACGCATAGTTTTGACAGAGAAGACAGGGAGAGTCccgaggaaaggaggatgagtttTGGAAGTAGCGATG TTTTTCCAActccaccttcatcccGTCGACCATCCTTTCTCGCTTCTCTGGGTATTCGACCATTCACACTTgtatcttcctctccttcatcttcatccgccACTCTATCCAGCTCCCAACCCAAAGACGCTTTTGGTAACGCAATGAACTTTGGTATGACACCCGCCTCAGGTCCTGACGGTGGCGACGACCCTTCATCAACACAAACCAGACCTCATCTTGGTAGAGACATCAAATCGACCCCAAACCTTGCTCATTCGCCTACTCATCATCCCGACAATGTGGAGAGAATGGACCAAGCTTTGTCGGGTCATTTACCTAATGGAGGCATGGCCCGATCAAAAACGACGGGTCAAATCAATAAGCAAAGTGGGTTCATTCTCAACTCGACCGTAAGCAAAGGCGAAAACGCCACTTTGGAGAGTAGTAGTGCTTCGAGACAAGttggaagggagaaggaagagaagaggcatTTTGACCCTTCCAGAGATCCCCGACTCTTGGGTCTGATCTGA
- a CDS encoding hypothetical protein (Match to ESTs gb|CF190682.1|CF190682, gb|CF190043.1|CF190043, gb|CF193952.1|CF193952), giving the protein MTSHTLHNISLKPSLSHSPFRSLSLLNPQPSLSTTPSTNRIQKQPSRMSVLRLRSLQALRVQRTMPAVRILSRGAASKHDNDPNVLAREKARNLSGTQDSSAPHKEHAPGWNEHLATDAEANVKADQAAPDGPPGKDLQEKTVSHVDKHHHTPDGMSGAEHHHINPGPDPTPSEENVKADRGEASLYL; this is encoded by the exons ATGACGTCACATACTCTCCACAATATAAGTCTCAAACCCTCTCTATCTCATTCGCCATTTCGCTCCCTTTCTCTACTCAACCCACAACCCTCGCTCTCCACTACCCCAAGTACTAACCGTATTCAAAAGCAACCTTCCAGAATGTCTGTTCTTCGACTGAGATCTCTCCAAGCTTTGAGGGTGCAGCGAACTATGCCCGCCGTCAGAATTCTGTCCAGGGGTGCCGCCTCCAAGCACGACAACGACCCCAAT GTCCTTGCCAGGGAAAAGGCTCGAAATCTTTCTGGAACACAAGATTCCTCTGCCCCTCATAAAGAGCATGCCCCTGGATGGAATGAGCATCTTGCG ACTGATGCAGAGGCAAACGTAAAG GCGGACCAAGCTGCTCCTGATGGTCCTCCAGGAAAGGACCTCCAGGAAAAGACCGTCAGCC ACGTGGACAAGCACCACCATACTCCGGACGGCATGTCTGGCGCCGAGCACCACCACATTAATCCGGGTCCTGACCCTACGCCCAGCGAAGAAAAT GTGAAGGCCGACCGAGGAGAGGC GTCATTGTATTTGTAA